A single window of Martelella sp. NC20 DNA harbors:
- a CDS encoding FAD-dependent oxidoreductase — MVSINKTTDKTRVAQVAGGGFSGLTAAIALRQNGWDVVLHEKSPELRAFGAGIYLWHNGLRVLEGLGCLNEVLEDSFTPPAYETWMHNKTVSKETFNGLPWRIMTRAHLHDALANRAREVGVEIRTNSVAVGADASGKLKLASGEVVEGDLIVGADGVGSKVRDSLGFEQERWGATDGIIRLIVPRHKDKLGHGEWDNTIDMWNHWPRVQRILYSPCNDRELYLGLMAPSADPRGSRVPLDLEVWMEMFPFLEPCLVDAAKIEDARYDTYQTTKLDSWSRGKVALVGDAAHAMCPALAQGAGCGMVNAFTLAQDIEKNGSLEDALADWEKSVRPITDLTQKLSADHAANRTMSYGNGFTPEALTAARFDPINRVYSWPQ, encoded by the coding sequence ATGGTCAGCATCAACAAAACCACGGACAAGACACGGGTTGCGCAGGTTGCGGGCGGCGGGTTTTCCGGCCTCACGGCCGCCATCGCCCTGCGCCAGAACGGCTGGGATGTGGTCCTGCACGAAAAGAGCCCCGAACTGCGCGCCTTCGGCGCGGGCATCTATCTCTGGCACAACGGCCTCAGGGTGCTTGAAGGCCTCGGCTGCCTGAATGAAGTCCTCGAGGATTCCTTCACGCCTCCGGCTTACGAAACCTGGATGCACAACAAGACCGTGTCGAAAGAGACGTTCAACGGTCTGCCGTGGCGCATCATGACCCGGGCTCATCTGCACGATGCCCTGGCCAACCGCGCCCGTGAAGTCGGCGTTGAAATCCGCACGAATTCCGTAGCGGTCGGCGCGGACGCTTCCGGCAAGCTGAAACTGGCCTCCGGCGAGGTCGTTGAAGGCGATCTGATCGTGGGCGCCGACGGGGTCGGCTCCAAGGTCCGCGATTCGCTCGGCTTCGAGCAGGAGCGCTGGGGCGCGACCGACGGCATCATCCGCCTCATCGTCCCGCGCCACAAAGACAAGCTTGGCCATGGCGAATGGGACAACACCATCGACATGTGGAACCACTGGCCGCGGGTGCAGCGCATCCTCTATTCGCCCTGCAACGACAGGGAACTCTATCTCGGCCTGATGGCGCCTTCCGCCGATCCGCGCGGTTCGCGCGTTCCGCTCGACCTTGAGGTCTGGATGGAGATGTTCCCCTTCCTCGAACCCTGCCTGGTCGATGCCGCCAAGATCGAGGACGCGCGTTACGACACCTATCAGACCACCAAGCTCGACAGCTGGTCGCGCGGCAAGGTCGCCCTCGTCGGCGATGCCGCCCACGCTATGTGCCCGGCGCTGGCGCAGGGCGCGGGCTGCGGCATGGTGAACGCCTTCACCCTGGCGCAGGACATCGAGAAGAACGGTTCGCTCGAAGACGCGCTCGCCGATTGGGAAAAATCGGTGCGTCCGATCACCGACCTTACGCAAAAGCTGTCCGCGGATCATGCCGCCAACCGCACCATGTCCTATGGCAACGGCTTCACCCCCGAAGCCCTGACCGCCGCCCGCTTCGACCCGATCAACCGCGTCTATTCGTGGCCGCAATAA
- a CDS encoding alpha/beta fold hydrolase — protein MADSPTLSRYEERRIDTGRITLNVRIGGSGPLMLFFHGITANSAVFGPLMDAFSDRFTTVAVDQRGHGHSDKPQTGYDAADYADDIAALIRTLDMGPAILVGHSLGSRNSVTAAARHPELVRSAVAIDFTPYIEDEVFASLSARVNAGDQAFADTDAIVTYLANRYPNIPAPAIRIRAESGYGPAGDGLRPLASASAMAQTAEGLRADLVPAFRDVTRPVLILRGANSKLVSAAALEKTHDLRPDLPIVVVPGADHYVNETNPDVTIGAIRNFIDG, from the coding sequence ATGGCGGACAGCCCCACCCTCAGCCGGTACGAAGAACGTCGGATCGACACCGGCCGCATCACTTTGAACGTGCGTATAGGGGGCAGCGGCCCGCTCATGCTGTTCTTCCACGGGATCACCGCGAACTCCGCCGTTTTCGGCCCGCTCATGGATGCCTTTTCCGACCGGTTTACAACGGTGGCCGTGGACCAGCGCGGCCACGGACATTCGGACAAGCCGCAAACCGGTTACGACGCTGCGGACTATGCAGACGACATCGCGGCGCTGATCAGGACGCTCGATATGGGCCCTGCGATTCTCGTCGGACACTCGCTGGGATCGCGGAACTCCGTAACCGCCGCCGCGCGCCATCCCGAACTGGTCCGCTCGGCCGTCGCCATCGACTTCACGCCCTATATCGAGGACGAAGTCTTCGCCTCGCTCTCCGCCAGAGTGAACGCGGGCGATCAGGCCTTTGCCGATACCGATGCCATCGTCACCTATCTCGCCAATCGCTATCCGAACATTCCGGCTCCGGCTATCCGCATTCGCGCGGAAAGCGGCTACGGCCCGGCCGGCGATGGCCTGCGCCCCCTCGCCTCGGCGTCCGCCATGGCTCAGACCGCCGAGGGCCTGCGTGCCGACCTGGTTCCCGCTTTCCGCGATGTGACCCGCCCGGTTCTCATTCTGCGCGGCGCGAACAGCAAGCTGGTTTCCGCCGCGGCGCTCGAAAAGACCCACGATTTGCGCCCGGATCTGCCCATCGTCGTCGTGCCTGGCGCCGACCACTATGTGAACGAGACCAACCCCGACGTCACGATCGGCGCGATCCGCAATTTCATCGATGGCTGA
- a CDS encoding amino acid synthesis family protein, which yields MNYSSQVEKDYQVRGWYGATQEVLHDGGGATAPLIKAAAAVIIKNPYAGRFVADLSALTAPSAAIGYALGERAVALLGGRPVESYGKGGIAGVAGEQEHVVACVTTVFGDPLREAIGGGDAWISSASKVASAGTAIDIPLAHKDELYIRSHYDAFTFVAPDGPRPDEILICVAVATGGRVHQRVGGKTVADLKATA from the coding sequence ATGAATTACTCTAGCCAGGTCGAAAAGGACTATCAGGTCCGCGGCTGGTACGGTGCGACCCAGGAAGTGCTGCATGATGGCGGCGGTGCTACGGCCCCTCTGATCAAGGCCGCAGCAGCCGTCATCATCAAAAACCCCTATGCGGGCAGGTTCGTGGCAGACCTTTCGGCGCTGACCGCTCCCTCGGCCGCCATCGGCTATGCGCTTGGCGAACGTGCGGTCGCCCTGCTTGGCGGCCGGCCGGTCGAGAGCTATGGCAAGGGCGGCATCGCGGGCGTCGCCGGCGAGCAGGAGCATGTCGTGGCCTGTGTCACCACCGTTTTTGGCGACCCGCTGCGCGAAGCCATCGGCGGCGGAGACGCATGGATATCTTCCGCCAGCAAGGTTGCCTCGGCAGGCACCGCCATCGATATTCCGCTGGCCCACAAGGACGAGCTCTATATACGCTCCCATTATGACGCCTTCACCTTCGTCGCGCCGGACGGCCCGCGTCCTGACGAAATCCTGATCTGTGTTGCCGTGGCGACAGGCGGTCGCGTGCATCAGCGCGTGGGTGGAAAAACCGTTGCCGACCTAAAGGCCACGGCCTGA
- a CDS encoding GntR family transcriptional regulator, which yields MPPDLNLRVLPRTVQQETVEKLRFAIFSGIFEPGSRLIESQLCVQLGISRPSLREALRSLAAERLIDIVPNRGPSVPALTWEEVTAIYEVRELLEVEAAGRCSQRISEEQLRALKNALHAFEKAASSKDSLARVTTAADFYSVILANCGNPILEEIHRGLVARISLFRSRSMSLEGRADSSLAEMREIYEAIVAGDETAARKASRRHILEAMAATKRSMDSGS from the coding sequence ATGCCGCCAGACCTGAATTTACGAGTGTTGCCGCGCACGGTGCAGCAGGAGACGGTCGAGAAGCTGCGGTTTGCAATTTTCTCCGGCATTTTCGAACCGGGAAGCCGCCTGATCGAAAGTCAGCTATGCGTGCAGCTTGGCATCAGCCGCCCGTCCTTGCGTGAAGCATTGCGCAGTCTGGCGGCGGAACGGCTCATCGACATCGTGCCGAACCGCGGTCCTTCGGTGCCCGCACTTACATGGGAAGAGGTCACCGCCATCTACGAGGTTCGCGAGTTGCTGGAAGTCGAGGCGGCGGGGCGCTGCTCGCAGAGGATTTCCGAGGAGCAACTGCGCGCCCTCAAGAACGCGCTTCATGCATTCGAAAAGGCTGCTTCGAGCAAAGACAGTCTGGCCCGGGTCACCACAGCCGCAGACTTCTATTCCGTCATACTCGCAAACTGCGGCAATCCGATCCTGGAGGAAATCCACCGGGGCCTGGTCGCCAGGATCAGCCTGTTCCGCTCGCGCTCGATGTCACTGGAAGGGCGCGCCGACAGCAGTCTGGCGGAGATGAGGGAAATTTACGAAGCCATCGTCGCAGGCGATGAGACAGCTGCCCGGAAAGCCTCCAGAAGGCACATCCTTGAGGCGATGGCAGCGACGAAAAGGTCCATGGACAGCGGGAGCTAA
- a CDS encoding putative B6 ABC transporter permease subunit 2 — translation MSMQDEINAVPADTQTDNVGSARPVNERSAFQRILTLTVGPIIAAFLLSAIILMLVGVNPLTYYGYILERSLFSGLGLQQTATRMAPLLFLCAGLIVAFRAGIWNLGTDGQFLLGAVAAAATAPLLVGILPGWAVLLVGFVLAALVGALWSVIPALLKAYQGVNEIITTLMMSFLGVLLASTLVKLVFRDPSTTVPQTRTLPVEDRLPRLFDTSISSGLIWGLIAVLAVHLMMTRTSFGLRLRMVGANPVAATHAGLSVPLLTMATFALSAGLAGLAGASEILGVAGNVPANWNPAYGLMVIPLVFLARFNGIGAIVLVFFYSALMIGSESAARRLGVPQNFTLVLVASLLICLGLGEYIDQHKRKKER, via the coding sequence ATGAGCATGCAAGACGAAATCAACGCCGTACCGGCGGATACGCAAACGGACAATGTCGGCAGCGCGCGACCGGTGAACGAGCGCAGTGCATTCCAGCGCATTCTGACGCTGACCGTTGGTCCGATCATCGCGGCCTTCCTGCTGTCGGCGATCATCCTGATGCTGGTGGGCGTCAACCCGTTGACCTATTACGGCTACATTCTCGAACGCTCGCTCTTTTCGGGACTGGGCCTGCAGCAGACGGCAACCCGCATGGCGCCGCTTCTGTTTCTCTGCGCCGGCCTGATCGTTGCGTTCCGCGCGGGGATATGGAATCTGGGAACGGACGGGCAATTCCTGCTCGGCGCTGTCGCCGCTGCGGCCACCGCGCCCCTCCTGGTCGGCATTCTGCCCGGATGGGCGGTGCTTCTGGTCGGCTTCGTGCTGGCCGCGCTCGTCGGCGCGCTCTGGTCGGTCATACCGGCGCTGCTCAAGGCATATCAGGGCGTGAACGAGATCATCACGACGCTGATGATGTCGTTTCTCGGCGTGCTTTTGGCCTCGACGCTGGTCAAGCTGGTCTTCAGGGACCCGTCGACCACAGTACCGCAGACCCGAACTCTTCCGGTCGAAGACCGTTTGCCAAGGCTGTTCGACACCTCGATTTCCAGCGGCCTGATCTGGGGGTTGATCGCCGTTCTGGCCGTCCATCTGATGATGACCCGCACATCCTTCGGATTGCGGTTGCGGATGGTGGGCGCAAACCCAGTCGCCGCGACCCATGCGGGCCTGTCGGTGCCGCTCCTGACCATGGCGACGTTTGCGCTGTCGGCAGGCCTGGCCGGGCTCGCGGGCGCTTCCGAAATCCTCGGCGTTGCCGGCAATGTACCCGCCAACTGGAACCCCGCCTATGGGCTGATGGTCATCCCGCTGGTCTTTCTTGCCCGCTTCAACGGTATCGGCGCGATCGTGCTCGTCTTCTTCTACTCGGCGCTGATGATCGGCAGCGAGAGTGCCGCGCGCCGTCTCGGCGTGCCGCAGAACTTCACCCTCGTGCTGGTCGCCAGCCTGCTGATCTGCCTTGGGCTCGGCGAGTATATCGATCAGCACAAACGCAAGAAGGAGCGTTGA
- a CDS encoding carboxymuconolactone decarboxylase family protein translates to MSVFDEDLFLKGLEQRKATLGAEYVEKNLAAADEFTRPFQEAMTAWCWGFGWGDDVIPPKTRSMMNLAMIGALGKMHEWELHCRGAINNGVSKEEIRAIIHVVAIYCGVPQALECFRAARKVLEDQ, encoded by the coding sequence ATGAGCGTTTTCGACGAAGATCTGTTCCTCAAGGGCCTCGAACAGCGCAAAGCCACGCTCGGCGCCGAGTATGTCGAGAAAAACCTTGCGGCTGCCGACGAATTCACCCGGCCATTCCAGGAAGCGATGACTGCGTGGTGCTGGGGTTTTGGCTGGGGGGACGATGTGATCCCTCCCAAGACACGCTCAATGATGAACCTCGCCATGATCGGGGCTCTCGGCAAGATGCATGAATGGGAACTGCACTGCCGGGGGGCGATCAACAACGGCGTATCCAAGGAAGAAATCCGCGCCATCATCCATGTCGTCGCAATCTATTGCGGCGTGCCTCAGGCGCTCGAATGCTTCCGTGCGGCGCGCAAGGTTCTTGAGGATCAGTGA
- a CDS encoding putative B6 ABC transporter substrate-binding protein, with translation MKNLLVSVALSMVLGAPAAFAAEVDTIAILTPEQGSDYGWNQQGVEAAKAAAAATGVEIIVAEGLGYGDVRAPMRELAADGADLMIAHASGYNTAGPEIAKETGVPVAIVDSPDALEDGLVADYTLSGHEGAYLAGRLAAKMTTTGTVGIVVSGEPPSWNSQSAGFAEGVRAEKPDVKILYSVIGPAAYSDAAGGNRVTTSVIAAGADIIFGQGNGSSFGMIQAVESNKATDGSDVLFIDVIGDKSELDKGHLLTSVMWDMTPVYTAMIEDLRADKFGTHGYAISLADDSVKLVKTPQVDEAAWNEVMELREQIIAGDITVEPKFDAGDVRALVTVTE, from the coding sequence ATGAAAAACCTACTTGTTTCTGTCGCGCTTAGCATGGTGCTAGGAGCCCCGGCCGCATTTGCTGCGGAGGTAGATACCATAGCCATTCTTACTCCGGAACAGGGGAGTGACTATGGCTGGAACCAGCAGGGCGTCGAAGCGGCCAAGGCCGCTGCCGCGGCAACCGGCGTCGAAATCATTGTCGCCGAAGGCCTGGGTTATGGCGATGTTCGTGCGCCAATGCGCGAACTGGCGGCCGACGGCGCCGATCTTATGATCGCGCATGCCAGCGGCTACAATACCGCCGGTCCGGAGATCGCCAAAGAAACCGGCGTGCCGGTTGCCATTGTCGACAGTCCCGACGCTCTGGAAGACGGGCTGGTTGCCGACTACACGCTCTCGGGTCATGAGGGCGCTTACCTCGCCGGCCGTCTGGCCGCCAAGATGACGACCACGGGTACCGTCGGTATCGTCGTTTCCGGCGAACCGCCATCATGGAACTCGCAGTCGGCAGGTTTTGCCGAGGGCGTTCGTGCCGAGAAGCCGGACGTCAAGATCCTCTACTCGGTGATCGGCCCGGCAGCCTATTCCGACGCGGCAGGCGGCAATCGCGTGACCACTTCGGTTATCGCGGCAGGTGCCGACATCATCTTCGGTCAGGGCAATGGCTCGAGCTTCGGCATGATCCAGGCCGTTGAATCCAACAAGGCGACCGACGGGTCGGATGTGCTCTTCATCGACGTGATCGGCGACAAGTCCGAACTGGACAAAGGTCATCTGCTGACCTCGGTTATGTGGGACATGACCCCGGTCTACACCGCGATGATCGAGGATCTGAGGGCCGACAAGTTCGGCACCCACGGTTATGCGATCAGCCTGGCGGACGATTCCGTCAAGCTCGTCAAGACGCCGCAGGTCGATGAGGCCGCCTGGAACGAGGTGATGGAACTGCGCGAGCAGATCATCGCTGGCGACATCACGGTCGAGCCGAAGTTCGATGCGGGCGATGTTCGCGCTCTGGTCACCGTGACTGAGTGA
- a CDS encoding GntR family transcriptional regulator, which produces MNSGLDLRITPRTVQQQTIEKLRLAIIAGVFPPGSRLVESQLCTQLGVSRPSLREALRSLQAERLIEIIPNRGPFVPKLSWEEATEIYDVRELLEVVAVGRCAALITPEQVKELERALKAFERAQKSGDSLELVTTAAEFYAIILANCGNAILEEVHRGLVARISFFRGRSMSLEGRAQDSLREMRDIYNGIAAGDEERAREAAKRHLDQAKAAAKHAMESET; this is translated from the coding sequence ATGAACTCTGGTCTGGATCTGCGGATCACGCCGAGAACTGTGCAGCAGCAGACGATTGAAAAGCTGAGACTGGCCATCATTGCCGGGGTGTTCCCTCCAGGCAGCCGACTGGTCGAAAGCCAGCTCTGCACCCAGCTCGGGGTCAGTCGCCCGTCTTTGCGCGAGGCGTTGCGCAGTCTGCAGGCAGAGCGGCTGATCGAGATCATACCGAACCGAGGCCCCTTCGTTCCCAAGCTTTCCTGGGAGGAGGCGACCGAGATTTACGACGTGCGCGAACTCCTGGAGGTCGTGGCGGTGGGGCGTTGTGCCGCGCTGATTACACCCGAGCAGGTCAAGGAACTCGAAAGGGCGTTGAAGGCTTTCGAACGCGCCCAGAAAAGCGGAGACAGCCTCGAACTGGTGACCACTGCGGCTGAATTCTACGCGATTATTCTGGCAAATTGCGGCAACGCCATTCTCGAGGAAGTCCATCGCGGACTTGTGGCGCGGATCAGTTTTTTCCGCGGCCGGTCAATGTCGCTTGAGGGGCGCGCGCAGGATAGTCTTCGCGAGATGCGTGACATCTACAATGGGATTGCCGCGGGCGACGAAGAGCGCGCGCGGGAGGCGGCAAAGCGCCATCTGGACCAGGCCAAGGCGGCGGCCAAACATGCGATGGAAAGCGAGACCTGA
- a CDS encoding GMC family oxidoreductase, with protein sequence MTGAHSMEQAVADVVIIGGGSAGALLAARLSEDPARSVLLVEAGEEPSDPDIWTPSAWPALQGRAYDWDYLTEPQAGTCGRVHHWARGKLIGGSSCLHAMGYMRGHREDYQAWVDATGSPRWSWEALLPVFEAIEDRPDSEGGGPLPLYMPDEEVSPLTRAFIETGVSLGLPRLPDHNDGRMIGVTPNTLNIRDGRRVTVAEAWLTPEVRARENLRILTGTRAQRLAMDGSRVNHIEGVGPQGPIAISAGQVVLCAGALETPALLMRSGIGPKDVLDASSVDCLIDMPGIGRNLQDHLLGAGNLYATRKQLPASRLQHSESMAYMRAGDFTAAGQPEIVVGCGVAPIVSECFQAPDAGTAYSFLFGVTHPTSRGNLRISGPDLNDRLIIDPAYLQTEHDRDMFRKALEAARTIGHADGLAEWRDRELLPGPLDSKAEIDDFIAKAAITHHHPCGTCRMGKDDDAVVDPDLRLKSLDNLHVVDASVMPSLTAGPIHAAVLAIAETFARTITSGD encoded by the coding sequence ATGACCGGCGCTCATTCCATGGAACAAGCGGTTGCAGACGTGGTCATTATCGGCGGCGGTTCGGCAGGCGCCTTGCTCGCCGCCCGATTGAGCGAAGATCCGGCGCGCAGCGTACTGCTGGTCGAAGCCGGCGAGGAACCCTCCGACCCCGATATCTGGACCCCCTCGGCCTGGCCGGCGCTTCAGGGCCGCGCTTACGACTGGGACTATCTTACGGAACCGCAAGCGGGAACCTGTGGCAGGGTTCACCATTGGGCGCGCGGCAAGCTGATCGGCGGATCGAGCTGCCTGCACGCCATGGGTTACATGCGCGGACACCGTGAAGACTATCAGGCCTGGGTCGACGCGACCGGCTCCCCCCGCTGGAGCTGGGAAGCGCTTCTGCCGGTCTTCGAGGCGATTGAAGACCGACCGGACAGCGAGGGCGGCGGCCCCCTGCCCCTCTACATGCCCGACGAGGAGGTAAGCCCCCTCACCCGCGCATTCATCGAGACCGGCGTCTCGCTCGGCCTGCCGCGCCTTCCAGACCACAATGACGGCCGGATGATCGGCGTCACGCCCAATACCCTGAACATCCGCGACGGACGCCGCGTGACGGTGGCGGAGGCCTGGCTGACGCCGGAGGTTCGCGCGCGTGAAAACCTCAGGATTCTCACTGGAACACGCGCACAACGGCTGGCCATGGATGGCAGCCGGGTGAACCATATCGAGGGCGTCGGTCCGCAAGGCCCGATCGCCATATCTGCCGGCCAGGTCGTTCTGTGCGCAGGCGCGCTGGAAACCCCTGCCCTGCTGATGCGCTCCGGCATTGGGCCGAAGGACGTGCTCGATGCATCATCTGTCGACTGCCTGATCGACATGCCGGGGATCGGCCGCAATCTCCAGGACCATCTGCTGGGCGCCGGAAATCTTTACGCAACCCGCAAACAGCTGCCGGCATCGCGCCTTCAACACTCCGAGTCGATGGCCTATATGCGGGCCGGCGACTTCACCGCCGCCGGGCAACCCGAGATCGTGGTCGGCTGCGGCGTGGCGCCGATCGTATCCGAATGTTTTCAGGCACCCGACGCCGGCACAGCCTATTCGTTCCTGTTCGGCGTCACCCACCCGACCAGCCGCGGCAACCTGCGCATCAGCGGGCCGGACCTCAACGACCGGCTGATCATTGACCCGGCCTATCTGCAAACCGAACACGACCGCGACATGTTCCGCAAGGCTCTCGAGGCCGCGCGGACGATCGGACACGCGGACGGGCTTGCTGAATGGCGCGATCGCGAACTGCTCCCCGGCCCTCTCGACAGCAAGGCAGAGATCGATGATTTCATCGCGAAGGCGGCCATTACCCATCACCACCCCTGCGGCACCTGCAGAATGGGCAAGGACGACGATGCCGTTGTCGATCCGGATCTGCGGCTCAAATCGCTCGACAATCTCCATGTCGTGGACGCTTCCGTCATGCCAAGCCTGACCGCGGGACCAATTCACGCCGCCGTTCTGGCAATTGCCGAGACCTTTGCCCGCACGATAACCTCTGGCGATTGA
- a CDS encoding YbhB/YbcL family Raf kinase inhibitor-like protein, protein MPLNIKDLKITSSDFAPLTRLADKHAGDKGNVLPQLTVSGVPEGTKELAVICHDPDAPLAHGFTHWTIYAIDPKTTDLSDAQEKFRVGPNGAGDMQYYGPQPPAGHGDHHYYFWVYALDTNVEGTPTREQFLDAYADNIIEQNRIVGLYSN, encoded by the coding sequence ATGCCTCTGAACATCAAAGACCTGAAGATCACCTCTTCCGATTTCGCCCCGCTTACGCGCCTCGCCGACAAACACGCAGGCGACAAGGGCAATGTGCTGCCGCAACTGACGGTCAGCGGCGTGCCGGAAGGCACGAAGGAACTGGCCGTGATCTGCCATGATCCGGACGCCCCTCTGGCGCATGGTTTCACCCACTGGACGATCTATGCCATCGATCCCAAGACCACCGATCTTTCGGATGCGCAGGAGAAATTCCGCGTTGGCCCCAACGGCGCCGGAGACATGCAGTATTATGGACCGCAGCCGCCTGCCGGCCATGGCGACCATCACTATTACTTCTGGGTCTACGCGCTGGACACGAATGTCGAGGGCACGCCCACGCGCGAGCAGTTTCTCGACGCCTATGCGGACAATATCATCGAGCAGAACCGGATCGTCGGTC
- a CDS encoding putative B6 ABC transporter ATP-binding protein, whose amino-acid sequence MATPTNLSPETGAGVIGVHGVTKRFPGVIAVNNVSLTFHPGEVHVLLGENGAGKSTLVGILSGLQPPDEGYLSLNGKKTRLASPSASLDAGISTVFQHSMLVPTLTVLENLTLGAPWYERPPRARITARMAELKRQFALSLPLDAITGELSLGQQQQIEIARALLRDSKVLILDEATSMLTPQGAQELGERMQQLVKSGLAVIFITHKLAEAYRYGNRISVLKQGALAGEMGPEQLKSMSEDEAVDEIVRLMFGREAGATSTDHRKSTARENIALKVEALSTEGDADVMGLEDISLSLRAGEIVGVAGIDGNGQKQLAEAMAGQRPLNSGRVELDGEDITRASIAQRRRKGLRYLTDDRLSEGSVAAFPISENTVLKDIGQPPFWVNGLERPHRIAEHARDLIARFSVSTPSETTPIGRLSGGNIQKVLLARELSGEARVVVFNKPTYGLDLKNIDTSRQRIADIAERGLGVLLISTDLDELMALSDRIAVMEGGRIRGIVENDGSGEALRLRIGRMMAGEEENRQATA is encoded by the coding sequence GTGGCAACCCCGACAAACCTGTCCCCGGAAACGGGGGCAGGCGTCATTGGCGTACACGGCGTAACCAAGCGCTTCCCCGGCGTGATCGCGGTGAACAACGTTTCGCTTACATTTCATCCCGGTGAGGTCCATGTCCTTCTGGGCGAGAACGGCGCGGGCAAATCGACACTGGTCGGCATTCTTTCCGGTCTTCAGCCGCCGGACGAGGGCTACCTGTCGCTCAACGGAAAGAAAACCCGGCTCGCCAGCCCCTCGGCCAGTCTCGATGCCGGCATCAGCACGGTCTTCCAGCATTCCATGCTGGTGCCGACGCTGACGGTTCTGGAAAACCTGACGCTGGGCGCGCCCTGGTATGAGCGTCCGCCCCGTGCCCGGATCACGGCGCGAATGGCGGAACTGAAGCGGCAATTCGCGCTTTCACTCCCGCTTGACGCCATTACCGGCGAGCTTTCGCTTGGCCAGCAGCAGCAGATCGAGATCGCCCGCGCGCTTTTACGCGACAGCAAGGTGCTGATTCTTGATGAAGCGACCTCCATGCTCACGCCCCAGGGCGCGCAGGAGCTTGGCGAGCGGATGCAGCAACTGGTCAAAAGCGGGCTGGCGGTGATTTTCATCACCCACAAACTCGCTGAAGCCTATCGTTATGGCAACCGTATTTCCGTGCTCAAACAGGGCGCGCTCGCCGGCGAAATGGGTCCGGAACAGTTGAAATCCATGTCCGAGGACGAGGCGGTGGACGAGATCGTCCGTCTGATGTTCGGCCGCGAGGCCGGCGCCACGTCCACCGATCACAGGAAAAGCACGGCGCGTGAAAATATCGCTCTCAAGGTCGAGGCCCTGTCGACAGAGGGCGATGCCGACGTCATGGGCCTTGAAGACATTTCGCTGAGCCTGCGTGCAGGTGAGATCGTCGGCGTGGCCGGGATCGATGGCAATGGCCAGAAGCAGCTGGCCGAGGCCATGGCGGGCCAGCGGCCCCTCAATTCCGGGCGCGTCGAACTTGACGGCGAGGATATTACCCGCGCCTCCATCGCACAGCGCCGCCGCAAGGGGCTCCGTTACCTGACGGATGACCGTTTGTCCGAAGGGTCGGTCGCCGCCTTTCCGATTTCGGAGAATACGGTGCTCAAGGATATCGGCCAGCCGCCTTTCTGGGTGAACGGCCTGGAGCGCCCGCACCGCATCGCGGAGCATGCGCGCGATCTCATCGCAAGGTTTTCGGTGAGCACGCCCAGCGAGACCACCCCGATCGGGCGGCTTTCGGGCGGCAATATCCAGAAGGTCCTGCTGGCGCGCGAACTCTCGGGCGAGGCGCGCGTGGTGGTGTTCAACAAGCCCACTTACGGGCTGGACCTCAAGAACATCGATACATCGCGCCAGCGCATCGCCGACATCGCCGAACGCGGCCTCGGAGTGCTGCTCATCTCGACCGACCTCGACGAGTTGATGGCCCTGTCGGACCGCATCGCGGTGATGGAAGGCGGCCGTATCCGCGGGATCGTCGAAAACGACGGCAGCGGCGAGGCCCTGCGCCTGCGTATCGGCCGGATGATGGCCGGCGAGGAAGAAAACAGACAGGCGACGGCATGA